The Endozoicomonas sp. 4G DNA segment AAGCACGCTTTCGGTTTGCCACCAGATCAACGCCATCTGCTCCGATAATGAGGCGGGTAATATCCTTCAGCAACTCTCCATTTGCCTGCAGCGTCTGAATGATCTGCAAATGGATCACCCGGCCATCAACAACACCCTGGAGATGATGTCCTCTGCCCAGATTCAGGTCGAGGAAGCAGTGGGAGAAATCAATCACTTCATCGACCACTTTGACGCCGACCCCGCCAGAATGCAGGATGTTGATGACCGTCTCAGTGCCATTTACGACCTTGCCAGAAAGCACAGGGTTCAGCCCGAAGCGTTATTGGTAAAACAAAACACCCTCAGCTCCGAGCTGGAGAGCATCCAGTGCAGCGATGAACGGGTTGACGCATTACAAGAGCAGCTGATTGAACTGAAATCCAAATTTCACCAGCAGTGTGAAAAGCTCTCCAGGAAACGTCAGGCTGCCGCCCGACAGCTTGAGAAAAAAGTCAGCCAGCGCATGGCCCTGCTGGGCTTGCCCCACGGACAGTTCATCATCGCCCTGACACCGACAGAGAGCGGCACTCTCTCAGCCAATCTCTCAGCCAATCTCTCAGCCAATGGCGCTGAAGACATTGAGTTTCTGGTAACCACCAACCCGGGCCAACCACCCAGGGCATTAGCCAAAGTGGCTTCTGGTGGCGAACTGTCCAGAATCAGTCTGGCCATTCAGGTGATAACCGCCCAAACCTCTCATATCCCCAGCATGATTTTTGACGAAGTGGATGTCGGTATTGGTGGCGGCACTGCTGAAATTGTCGGAGCCATGCTCAGGGAGCTGGGAGCAAGAGGCCAGGTTCTGTGTGTCACCCACCAGCCTCAGGTGGCCTCCCAGGGGCATCAGCATTTGCATGTCAGCAAAAAGGTTCGCAATGCCAACACCGCCACTGAGATTGTCGGCCTGAAAGGCGATCGTCGTGTGAAAGAGGTAGCTCGCATGTTGGGCGGAGTGGCAATGACCGAATCCACACTTAACCACGCGAAAGAGATGCTCAGCCTTGGCCAGTGAGCAGTCAAACAACGAGCCAGCCAATGCTATTGATCTGGCGTCACTCTCATGACTTCTTCAATGGTTGTCAGCCCTGATGCTACTTTCTGAGCGCCGGAAAGACGAAGGCTGTGCATACCTTCTTTAATGGATTGACGACGAAGACTTTCTATATCCGCGGTCTCTGCCAGCATACCCTTAAGGGGTTGAGACATAAGCATTAACTCATAAACCCCCGCTCGCCCCCGGTAGCCGGTTTCCCGGCATTCCAGACAACCCACAGGCTGAAAGATTTGCGAAGGCGCAGGTGCCGACCAGGGACGAGTCAGGGATTTCCAGCCCGACTTGTCGAGTTGCACCGGCTGCCTGCAGGAAGGACACAGGGTTCTGACCAGCCTTTGCGCCATAACGCCCAGCACCGTAGATTTAATGAGATAATGAGGTACGCCGAGTTCCAGCAGACGGGTGATGGCAGAAGGTGCATCGTTGGTGTGCAGGGTGGACAGCACCAGGTGACCGGTCAGTGCCGCCTGAATCGCCATTTCGGCGGTTTCCAGATCCCGAATCTCACCCACCATAATAATATCCGGATCCTGACGTAGAAGTGCACGCAGGCCGCTGGCAAACGTCAGTTCAATATTATGCTGAACCTGCATCTGGTTGAAGCTGGATTCCACCATTTCAATGGGGTCTTCAATCGTACAAACATTCACCTGATCAGAAGCCAGATTTTTCAACGTCGAATACAGGGTGGTGGTTTTACCTGAACCGGTCGGACCCGTAACCAGGATAATCCCGTTAGGCTGCCCGGTCATATGAGTCCAGCGACGTTCATCCTCTCTGGAAAAGCCCAGCTCGCCAAACCCTTTGACCAGAACATCCGGGTCAAAGATCCGCATTACCAGTTTTTCCCCGAATGCGGTTGGCAGGGTCGAAAGTCGCAGTTCCACTTCATTGCCATCGGGGTTGCGGGTTTTCAGTCGACCATCTTGTGGCTTTCTTTTCTCTGCCACATTCATACGACCCAGAATCTTCAGGCGACTGGTCATGGCTGCGGCCACCTTGACCGGCATCTGATAGATCAGGTGCAGCACCCCATCAATACGAAAACGCAGATGCGTTTGCTCGCGCCGGGGCTCAACATGAATATCACTGGCCCGCTGCTCAAAGGCATACTGGAGCAACCAATCGACAATATTAACAATGTGCTGGTCATTGGCGTCGGGAGCTTTCATATTGCCCAGCTCAAGCATCTGCTCAAAGCTGTTCAGCTGTGTGGACTGTACGCCATTCTGTTCATTAGCACCCAGGACAGACTGGGCCAGTCGATAAAACTCCGAGGTATACCTTCGAATATCCGTTGGACTGGCCACCACCCGCCGGATTTCCTTGCGGTTAATATGCCTGAGATTATCCTCCCAACCGCTGTGCCAGGGTTGGGCCGAAGCGATGACCATCTCATCAGCCGTGACTTCTACTGCCAGAATCTGGTGACGCAGGGCATAAGCGTGAGACATGACCGGAGTGATGGCCGTGGCATCGATTTTCAAAGGGTCGATAGGAAAATATTCCTGGCCTGACAGAGTCGCCAGCCAGTTCATTAAAGTATCAAGATCAAGAGAGTCGCCACTGCGGGCATCCTTCAGATTCTGAGAGGCAATGTACTCCAGAGGGTGAAGTTTAAGCTGGTCAGCACTGCGGTGACGAGCCAGTATTTCATTAGCCTCCGATGGCCTGAGCCGACCCGTCTGAACCAGATCAGAAACCACCGTTTGCAGATCCAGAAGCAGTGCTCTGTTCTTGAGTGAGGCAGTGAAATGATTGGCGTTTGAGTTCGGCTTTCGGACACGGGTCACGGTTGCTTCCTTTTTACCTTGAAAAACGGTTCATCCCGCTACTTTCTACTAAACCGTCCGGTAAGAAAATTCAGGCTTAGCAATGGCTTAATAAACTATATCGCCAAAATAACTCCCGACTGTTGCCTGACATAAACAAGTTTCGCAGGAAACCCTTTCCCCCTATACTGTTTTACTCAATGATACTCCCTCAAGACTGACCGTTGTGGACGCAACAATACTGCATAGCTTTTTCTTAATCCTTTCACTGATAGCGGTCATTCTGATATTGATTGGCCGTTTCAAGTTTTCGCCGTTTATTGTTCTGCTGCTTTGCGCCTATGGTGTCGGCTTTTTTTCGGGCTTACCGGTTGCTGAGCTGACTCCCCTGATCTCTCATGACTTGGGAAAGACATTTGGCGATGTCGCACTCTTGATTATTTTTGGGGTATTACTGGGTAATATTCTGGAGCACTCGGGGGGAGCGGTTCTTCTGGCAGAGAAACTGATTTTCTCGGTCGCCAGACGTTTCCCAACGTTGGCTATGGGTATCGCCGGATACATTATTTCGATTCCCGTTTACTGTGACTCCGGATTTATCCTGCTTAACAGCATCAGGCAGTCTGTTGCCCAGAGAGTCCAGTGCCACCCGGTCGCTCTCAGCGTTGCTCTCGCGGGGGGACTGTATGCAACTCACGCCCTGGTCCCGCCAACACCGGGCCCTGCAGCGGCGACCCTGATTTTGGGTATCTCTCCCAGTCGGGTGATTCCCTGGGCGCTGGGAGTGGCGCTGTTGTCCACTTTTGTCGCCATTTTGTGGGGCAAGTGGGTTACTCGCCGGCTGCATGAAGAGAGCCAAATGGTCAGCCCGCCCTCGCCATCAGCCTCGCCTCATACAAAGACTGCCGACATGCCTGTCTGGACAGCCATTATCCCGATTCTCCTGCCTTTGCTGCTGATGTCCATGGCCAACTTTCAAACTGACCATCAAGCTGACAGTCAAGCATCGGGCTGGGCTACTTTTCTTTCACAACCTGCCAATGCTCTGTTTTTCGGCTTGCTGGCCAGCCTGCCATTGATTCGTCAATGCAAGACGGGGCTCACTGAGATAATGAGTGAAAGCATTCAATCCTGCGCGATGATTATTTTCATCATCGCAGCCGGTGGGGCACTGGCAGGAATGCTGGCCCAGACCGGGCATATCGCCAGAATCGCAGAAGGTTTGCCCGAAAGCCTTGGGCTTATTCTGCCTTTTTTGATAGCTGCCCTGTTCAAAACTGCACAGGGTTCTACCACAGTTGCCTTAATTAGTGGCGCCTCGATGGTAGATCCGTTATTGCCGGGTCTGGGGCTGGACTCCGAAAATGGTCGATTACTGGCCTTTTTATCAGCAGGGTGCGGCTCGATGATGGTGATTCATGCCAATGACAGCTATTTCTGGGTAGTGACCCGGTTTTCCGGAATCAGCCCGGCCACAGGTTTTAAATCCTTCACTCTGGCGAGCCTGCTTCAGGCGCTGACCGGATTGGCAACCGTTCTGCTGCTGGCCAGCTTGTTAAGTCCCTGAGCGAAGCAGTTCAAACCCTCTTTCAGCTTTGCTTTTGTCCGCCGGCTCCAGGTCAATGTCTTTTGCCAGTTGATCAGCAATAATATGAAGCGCATTTTCATCACCTTCCAGCAGCTCCAGTTCCAACTCACAGATGACACAGCTTCGATCGCCCGAGCGGATATAGCCGCAATCCAGAGCGACCTCAACCCTGGCTCTGGGCTCAGGCCAGCTCACCTGCCAACAGGTACGATCAAAATCGGTGGCGAACAGCGGTATCAAATCCCTGACCGGCAAGGCTCCCAATGATTCTGGCCAGACCTTTTGTAACCCCTCAATATCGAGTTCCGGACGTTCTATTGGCCACTCCCACTCCCCCCGACGGGTCAGCCCGTTAACACTCTCACCCTGGGTTTTCAGCGTCTGAAAAAAATGACCATTTTTTTCTCTGATTCGCAGCGCAACCCTTGCCTGATTCAGTGTCCCAGAGGCGGTATCAAAGTAGGTATTGCCCAAATGAAAAGTTTCTGCTGCCGAGTTGGCGAACTTTTTCCAGAAAGGCAGTGTCTTAAGGGTGGGTATCTGCTCCTGAGGCAGTGACAACTTTAACTCTGTTTCAGTACTCATGGGTTAGCTGACCAACGGCTAAAAGGCTCATTTTACCTGCAACCTCAAGGGTTTGTTATGAAAAATGAGTCTCTTATTGGCCAGGATATTTTGGCGACCAGTGTAATTTAAGTGCACTAATTTCAGTCAGCTCCTATAATTTTTTTCGATCAACTTCCCCACTTTACAGGGGAGTTAACCCGACAGGTCTGCGAATATGTCAACCAGCAACCTACTATCGAGTGTATTTGGCCGCTCCCCTATTGGCCCGATACAAAAGCACATAGCCAAGGCACACGAATGCGCCATTCAGCTGGAACCGTTTTTCAAAGCAGCCTTTGAGGGTGACTGGCAGGAAGTTGAAAGTATTCAGAAAACCATCGTTGAGCTGGAGCATGAGGCCGATGTGATCAAAAAGAATGTTCGCCGCTCCCTGCCTAAAAGCCTGTTTCTGCCAGTGCCCAGAAACGATCTTCTGGAGATCGTGACGGTGCAGGATAAAGTAGCCAACAGAACCAAGGATATTGCCGGCATTGTGCTGGGCAGGCAAATGGTGATTCCTCAGGAAATAAGAGCGGCCTTTCTTGACTATCTGAAACGCTCCATAGCCACTTCAGCCCAGGCGGTCAGAGCCATGGATGAGCTCGATGAGCTGCTTGAAACTGGCTTCAGGGGAAGAGAAGTCAACCTGGTCGAAGAGCTGATTGAGGAGCTGGATCAGATAGAAAGTGATACCGACAAACATCAGATTGAAGTCAGAAAAATTCTGTTCAAACTGGAAAAAGACCTCCCTCCTGTCGATGTCATGTTCCTCTACAAAATTATTGACTGGGTCGGCGATCTGGCAGATCGCGCATCAAGAGTTGGCAGTTATCTTCAATTGCTGCTTGCCCGTTAACTCTATTGACTGGAATAACCTCCATGAGCATTATCGCTGAGTACGGAACGATACTGCTGATTCTGGCCTGCCTGTTCGGCTTCTTCATGGCCTGGGGCGTGGGAGCAAACGATGTCGCCAACGCCATGGGAACCTCGGTCGGCTCCCAGGCTCTGA contains these protein-coding regions:
- the recN gene encoding DNA repair protein RecN, producing MLTQLSISNFAIVDQLDLDIHSGMTVITGETGAGKSIMLDALGLATGDRTDSHCVRQGTDKAEIHASFDISQCSAAKAWLQEKELASDDECILRRVITKEGRSRAYINGTLSPLADLRAIGERLIDIHGQHESQSLLKKGSHRRLLDDYAGIQKLASEVARTAHQFNQTHHELKTLTHNRKEQDERVQLLSYQLQELEQLSLQEGELEQLERELKQLSHAESTLSVCHQINAICSDNEAGNILQQLSICLQRLNDLQMDHPAINNTLEMMSSAQIQVEEAVGEINHFIDHFDADPARMQDVDDRLSAIYDLARKHRVQPEALLVKQNTLSSELESIQCSDERVDALQEQLIELKSKFHQQCEKLSRKRQAAARQLEKKVSQRMALLGLPHGQFIIALTPTESGTLSANLSANLSANGAEDIEFLVTTNPGQPPRALAKVASGGELSRISLAIQVITAQTSHIPSMIFDEVDVGIGGGTAEIVGAMLRELGARGQVLCVTHQPQVASQGHQHLHVSKKVRNANTATEIVGLKGDRRVKEVARMLGGVAMTESTLNHAKEMLSLGQ
- a CDS encoding GspE/PulE family protein, whose product is MVSDLVQTGRLRPSEANEILARHRSADQLKLHPLEYIASQNLKDARSGDSLDLDTLMNWLATLSGQEYFPIDPLKIDATAITPVMSHAYALRHQILAVEVTADEMVIASAQPWHSGWEDNLRHINRKEIRRVVASPTDIRRYTSEFYRLAQSVLGANEQNGVQSTQLNSFEQMLELGNMKAPDANDQHIVNIVDWLLQYAFEQRASDIHVEPRREQTHLRFRIDGVLHLIYQMPVKVAAAMTSRLKILGRMNVAEKRKPQDGRLKTRNPDGNEVELRLSTLPTAFGEKLVMRIFDPDVLVKGFGELGFSREDERRWTHMTGQPNGIILVTGPTGSGKTTTLYSTLKNLASDQVNVCTIEDPIEMVESSFNQMQVQHNIELTFASGLRALLRQDPDIIMVGEIRDLETAEMAIQAALTGHLVLSTLHTNDAPSAITRLLELGVPHYLIKSTVLGVMAQRLVRTLCPSCRQPVQLDKSGWKSLTRPWSAPAPSQIFQPVGCLECRETGYRGRAGVYELMLMSQPLKGMLAETADIESLRRQSIKEGMHSLRLSGAQKVASGLTTIEEVMRVTPDQ
- a CDS encoding GntP family permease, translated to MDATILHSFFLILSLIAVILILIGRFKFSPFIVLLLCAYGVGFFSGLPVAELTPLISHDLGKTFGDVALLIIFGVLLGNILEHSGGAVLLAEKLIFSVARRFPTLAMGIAGYIISIPVYCDSGFILLNSIRQSVAQRVQCHPVALSVALAGGLYATHALVPPTPGPAAATLILGISPSRVIPWALGVALLSTFVAILWGKWVTRRLHEESQMVSPPSPSASPHTKTADMPVWTAIIPILLPLLLMSMANFQTDHQADSQASGWATFLSQPANALFFGLLASLPLIRQCKTGLTEIMSESIQSCAMIIFIIAAGGALAGMLAQTGHIARIAEGLPESLGLILPFLIAALFKTAQGSTTVALISGASMVDPLLPGLGLDSENGRLLAFLSAGCGSMMVIHANDSYFWVVTRFSGISPATGFKSFTLASLLQALTGLATVLLLASLLSP
- a CDS encoding CYTH domain-containing protein, whose protein sequence is MSTETELKLSLPQEQIPTLKTLPFWKKFANSAAETFHLGNTYFDTASGTLNQARVALRIREKNGHFFQTLKTQGESVNGLTRRGEWEWPIERPELDIEGLQKVWPESLGALPVRDLIPLFATDFDRTCWQVSWPEPRARVEVALDCGYIRSGDRSCVICELELELLEGDENALHIIADQLAKDIDLEPADKSKAERGFELLRSGT
- a CDS encoding TIGR00153 family protein, whose translation is MSTSNLLSSVFGRSPIGPIQKHIAKAHECAIQLEPFFKAAFEGDWQEVESIQKTIVELEHEADVIKKNVRRSLPKSLFLPVPRNDLLEIVTVQDKVANRTKDIAGIVLGRQMVIPQEIRAAFLDYLKRSIATSAQAVRAMDELDELLETGFRGREVNLVEELIEELDQIESDTDKHQIEVRKILFKLEKDLPPVDVMFLYKIIDWVGDLADRASRVGSYLQLLLAR